In one window of Gemmatimonadota bacterium DNA:
- the yajC gene encoding preprotein translocase subunit YajC, with translation MAPAPDGSSAGLTMLLLQIGAIGLVFFFLILRPQQQARKKHEELLKNLKKGDEVVTVGGLMGKVKDIKEDRVTIESGTAAVVVDRARIVKVGDQAAQGVAG, from the coding sequence ATGGCCCCGGCCCCTGACGGCTCGTCCGCCGGCCTGACCATGCTGCTGCTCCAGATCGGCGCGATCGGCCTGGTGTTCTTCTTCCTGATCCTCCGCCCCCAGCAGCAGGCGCGGAAGAAGCACGAGGAGCTGCTCAAGAACCTCAAGAAGGGCGATGAGGTCGTGACCGTCGGCGGGTTGATGGGCAAGGTGAAGGACATCAAGGAAGACCGGGTGACCATCGAGTCCGGCACCGCCGCCGTGGTCGTGGACCGGGCCCGTATCGTCAAGGTGGGGGACCAGGCGGCGCAGGGAGTCGCGGGATGA
- the def gene encoding peptide deformylase, which yields MSLLDLHLLGSPVLREASKPVPVVDDAVRRFIADLWETMYAAKGVGLAANQVGVATRIAVVDAEDRRLVLVNPRIVEASGKETGEEGCLSVPDLYADVTRPDRVVLEALDEQGQPYRADLTGLAARAVQHEIDHLDGILFLDHLSILKRKRLLARWRKEHADDIGHTRPVRAAPAGSS from the coding sequence ATGAGCCTGCTCGACCTCCACCTGCTGGGATCGCCGGTGCTCCGCGAGGCGAGCAAGCCGGTCCCCGTGGTGGATGATGCCGTCCGGCGCTTCATCGCCGATCTGTGGGAGACCATGTACGCCGCCAAGGGCGTCGGCCTCGCCGCCAACCAGGTGGGCGTCGCCACCCGCATCGCCGTGGTCGACGCCGAGGACCGGCGCCTGGTGCTGGTGAACCCGCGCATCGTCGAGGCGTCGGGCAAGGAGACCGGCGAGGAAGGGTGCCTCTCCGTGCCCGATCTCTACGCCGACGTGACCCGCCCCGACCGGGTGGTGCTGGAGGCGCTCGACGAGCAGGGCCAGCCGTACCGGGCGGATCTCACCGGCCTGGCGGCCCGAGCGGTGCAGCACGAGATCGACCATCTCGACGGCATCCTCTTCCTCGACCACCTGAGCATCCTCAAGCGGAAGCGGCTGCTGGCCCGCTGGCGGAAGGAACACGCCGACGACATCGGCCACACCCGCCCGGTGCGCGCCGCTCCCGCCGGCTCCAGCTGA
- a CDS encoding methionyl-tRNA formyltransferase yields the protein MRVAFFGTPAFAVPSLRALLEEGFDVQLVISQPDRPQGRSRSQLVPPEVKRVALEEGLPVLQPERPVGAFAEALRAAAPDLGVVVAYGHILRPEILAIPPLGMINVHASLLPALRGAAPIQWAILQGLETTGVSVMQMEAGLDSGPVFHRIETEVAADETGGELAERLAELGAAALIEALTMIDGGAAQAVPQEHARATLAPKIGRAVTRLDWNADAATLARAVRAFDPEPGAWAELEGQEVKLFGGRVANAGGPPGTVLDAGATLQVAAQVGALEVTEVKPSGKKRMPVEAWVRGRGVAVGQRFT from the coding sequence ATGCGCGTCGCCTTCTTCGGCACCCCGGCATTCGCGGTCCCGTCCCTGCGGGCGCTGCTCGAGGAAGGCTTCGACGTGCAGCTGGTGATCTCGCAGCCCGACCGGCCGCAGGGCCGCTCGCGCAGCCAGCTGGTCCCACCCGAGGTCAAGCGCGTGGCGCTCGAGGAGGGCCTCCCGGTGCTGCAGCCGGAGCGGCCGGTCGGCGCCTTCGCGGAGGCGCTCCGCGCGGCGGCGCCCGACCTCGGCGTGGTGGTGGCCTACGGCCACATCCTCCGCCCCGAGATCCTCGCCATCCCGCCCCTCGGCATGATCAACGTGCACGCCTCGCTGCTCCCCGCGCTCCGCGGCGCGGCCCCCATCCAGTGGGCCATCCTCCAGGGCCTGGAGACCACCGGGGTGAGCGTCATGCAGATGGAGGCCGGGCTCGACAGCGGGCCGGTGTTCCACCGCATCGAAACCGAGGTGGCCGCCGACGAGACCGGTGGCGAGCTCGCCGAGCGGCTGGCCGAGCTGGGCGCCGCCGCGCTCATCGAGGCACTGACCATGATCGACGGGGGCGCCGCGCAGGCCGTGCCGCAGGAGCACGCGCGCGCCACCCTGGCCCCCAAGATCGGCCGCGCCGTGACCCGCCTCGACTGGAACGCCGACGCCGCCACCCTCGCGCGCGCCGTGCGCGCCTTCGACCCGGAGCCGGGCGCCTGGGCCGAACTGGAGGGGCAGGAGGTCAAGCTCTTCGGCGGCCGCGTGGCCAATGCCGGCGGGCCGCCGGGCACGGTGCTGGACGCCGGCGCCACCCTGCAGGTGGCGGCCCAGGTGGGCGCGCTCGAGGTTACCGAGGTCAAGCCGTCGGGCAAGAAGCGCATGCCGGTCGAGGCGTGGGTCCGCGGCCGGGGGGTGGCCGTCGGCCAGCGCTTCACATGA
- a CDS encoding thiamine phosphate synthase, giving the protein MIALPRLHAVTDARTLALPDLAARAASLAAAAGPALALHARDRALPARDLLQRAALLGDVAHGAGAALVLNARADLALAAGATGLQLGQGDLSPREARTVLGPTWGGKIGVSVHSIAEAAAATDAGADWLLLGSIFPTVSHPDRGALGLAALAAIARGPCPVIAIGGITPARAAAVHQAGAFGVAAITALWDAADPAAAATAMLAPWREAA; this is encoded by the coding sequence ATGATCGCCCTGCCCCGCCTCCACGCCGTCACCGACGCCCGCACCCTGGCCCTCCCCGACCTCGCGGCCCGCGCCGCCAGCCTCGCCGCGGCCGCCGGGCCGGCGCTTGCCCTCCACGCCCGTGATCGCGCCCTCCCCGCCCGCGACCTGCTGCAGCGCGCCGCCCTCCTCGGCGACGTGGCCCACGGCGCCGGCGCCGCCCTGGTGCTGAACGCCCGGGCCGACCTCGCCCTCGCCGCGGGGGCCACCGGGCTCCAGCTCGGCCAGGGTGACCTCTCGCCCCGCGAAGCGCGCACGGTCCTCGGGCCCACCTGGGGCGGGAAGATTGGCGTCTCGGTGCACAGCATCGCCGAGGCCGCGGCCGCCACCGACGCCGGCGCCGACTGGCTCCTGCTCGGCAGCATCTTCCCGACGGTGTCGCACCCAGACCGGGGAGCCCTCGGCCTCGCGGCCCTCGCCGCGATCGCCCGCGGACCCTGCCCGGTGATTGCCATCGGCGGGATCACCCCGGCCCGCGCGGCGGCGGTGCACCAGGCCGGCGCCTTCGGCGTCGCGGCCATCACCGCGCTGTGGGATGCCGCGGATCCGGCCGCGGCCGCCACCGCGATGCTCGCCCCATGGCGGGAGGCGGCGTGA
- the thiS gene encoding sulfur carrier protein ThiS: MAGGGVSSLQLTVNGDARAVPGPATVRTLLAHLGLDPRMVVVEVNREIIRRARHDEVALHAGDTIELVHFVGGG, translated from the coding sequence ATGGCGGGAGGCGGCGTGAGCAGCCTCCAGCTCACCGTCAATGGTGACGCCCGCGCCGTCCCCGGTCCCGCCACGGTCCGCACCCTGCTGGCGCACCTGGGACTCGATCCGCGCATGGTGGTGGTCGAGGTGAACCGCGAGATCATCCGGCGCGCGCGCCACGACGAGGTCGCGCTGCACGCGGGCGACACGATCGAGCTGGTGCACTTCGTGGGCGGGGGCTAG
- a CDS encoding thiazole synthase: protein MSTARSSTHGLTDPPLVIGGRTLGSRLLVGTGKYRSNAEMVQAIEASGADVVTVAVRRVDLDRTREEGMLYHLDPKRYFLLANTAGCYSAEEAIRYARLAREAGFNEFVKLEVIGDRETLLPDTDGLLLATRTLVQEGFQVMAYTNDDLIMALRLEDAGAAAVMPLASPIGSGLGLLNPYSIRTIKKRLKVPVLVDAGVGTASDACVTMEQGVDGILMNTAIAEATHAVAMAAAMKHAVEAGRLAYLAGRMPRREVAVPSSPTSGMAG from the coding sequence ATGAGCACGGCCCGTTCGAGCACCCACGGCCTCACCGATCCGCCGCTCGTCATCGGCGGCCGGACCCTCGGCTCGCGCCTCCTGGTGGGCACCGGCAAGTACCGCAGCAACGCCGAAATGGTACAGGCCATCGAGGCCTCGGGCGCCGACGTCGTCACCGTCGCGGTGCGGCGGGTCGACCTGGACCGGACCCGCGAGGAAGGGATGCTGTACCACCTCGACCCGAAGCGGTACTTCCTGCTGGCCAACACCGCCGGCTGCTACTCCGCCGAGGAGGCCATCCGCTATGCCCGCCTGGCCCGCGAGGCCGGGTTCAACGAGTTCGTCAAGCTCGAGGTCATCGGCGACCGCGAGACCCTCCTCCCCGACACCGACGGCCTGTTGCTGGCCACCCGGACCCTGGTGCAGGAGGGCTTCCAGGTCATGGCCTACACCAACGACGACCTCATCATGGCCCTGCGCCTGGAAGACGCCGGCGCCGCGGCGGTGATGCCGCTGGCCTCACCGATCGGCAGCGGGCTCGGGCTGCTCAACCCCTACAGCATCCGCACCATCAAGAAGCGGCTGAAGGTCCCCGTGCTGGTCGATGCCGGCGTCGGTACCGCCTCGGATGCCTGCGTGACCATGGAACAGGGCGTGGACGGGATCCTGATGAACACCGCGATCGCCGAGGCAACCCATGCCGTCGCCATGGCGGCGGCGATGAAGCACGCCGTCGAGGCCGGGCGGCTGGCCTACCTGGCCGGCCGGATGCCGCGCCGCGAGGTGGCCGTGCCCTCGAGCCCGACCTCGGGGATGGCGGGGTGA
- the rsmB gene encoding 16S rRNA (cytosine(967)-C(5))-methyltransferase RsmB: MTHRDPAGLPARRAAWTILRAVDDGVPFDQALDRGLEPLADADRRLAHELAAGVLRRRTDLDARLQPLVHRGWASVPADLRDVLRLGAYQLTALDRVPLHAAVSTTVDLARAVLGEKAAKFANAILRGVGGRAAPPSDDADPAVRLASVHSHPVWLVRRWLARFGDAETEALLAWDNQRPPLTLQPARATLDDLQRALWSGGVGARRAPCDAGLVVEGVRPAELPGFTDGGFMVQDAAQALVARFVACPAGATVYDACAAPGGKTIAVAHQAGRVLAGELRLARARRLAENLARAGSGREFVVVASAAAPPCRPVDVVLLDAPCLGTGTLARHPDARWRVGPDALERLAREQERLLESVAAVVRPGGWLVYASCSLEPEENEEQVHRFLSRHPDFHRDPAPMPDGLLTPSGDLQLLPQRHGTDGAFAARLRKRA; encoded by the coding sequence GTGACCCACCGCGATCCCGCCGGACTTCCCGCCCGGCGGGCGGCCTGGACCATCCTCCGCGCGGTGGACGACGGCGTGCCGTTCGACCAGGCGCTGGACCGCGGCCTCGAGCCCCTCGCGGACGCCGACCGTCGGCTGGCGCACGAGCTCGCCGCGGGCGTGCTCCGGCGCCGTACCGACCTCGATGCCCGGCTGCAGCCGCTGGTCCACCGGGGCTGGGCCTCCGTCCCCGCCGACCTGCGCGACGTGCTCCGCCTGGGAGCCTACCAGCTCACCGCCCTCGACCGTGTCCCGCTGCACGCCGCGGTCTCCACCACCGTGGACCTGGCCCGCGCCGTCCTGGGCGAGAAGGCGGCGAAGTTTGCCAACGCGATCCTCCGCGGGGTGGGCGGCCGCGCCGCGCCCCCGTCCGACGACGCCGACCCCGCCGTCCGGCTGGCGAGCGTGCACTCGCACCCGGTGTGGCTGGTCCGCCGCTGGCTGGCGCGCTTCGGGGACGCAGAGACCGAGGCGCTGCTCGCGTGGGACAACCAGCGCCCGCCGCTCACGCTGCAGCCGGCGCGCGCCACGCTCGACGACCTGCAGCGCGCGCTCTGGTCGGGCGGCGTGGGCGCCCGGCGCGCCCCCTGCGACGCCGGCCTGGTGGTGGAAGGGGTGCGGCCGGCGGAGCTGCCGGGCTTCACCGACGGGGGCTTCATGGTGCAGGACGCCGCCCAGGCCCTGGTGGCACGGTTCGTCGCCTGCCCCGCCGGCGCCACGGTCTACGACGCCTGCGCCGCGCCCGGCGGCAAGACCATCGCGGTGGCCCACCAGGCCGGCCGGGTGCTGGCCGGGGAGCTGCGCCTGGCGCGCGCCCGGCGGCTGGCGGAGAACCTGGCCCGGGCCGGGAGTGGGCGGGAATTCGTGGTGGTGGCATCGGCAGCCGCGCCACCCTGCCGCCCGGTGGATGTGGTCCTCCTCGACGCGCCCTGCCTGGGCACCGGCACCCTGGCCCGGCACCCCGACGCCCGGTGGCGGGTAGGTCCGGACGCCCTCGAACGGCTGGCCCGGGAACAGGAGCGGCTGCTCGAGTCGGTGGCAGCCGTCGTCCGGCCCGGCGGGTGGTTAGTTTACGCCTCGTGTTCGCTCGAACCCGAGGAAAACGAGGAGCAGGTGCACCGGTTCCTGAGCCGCCATCCCGACTTCCACCGTGATCCGGCCCCCATGCCGGACGGGCTCCTGACTCCCTCCGGGGACCTCCAGCTGCTGCCCCAGCGGCACGGCACCGACGGCGCCTTCGCGGCCCGCCTGCGGAAGCGGGCCTGA
- a CDS encoding PASTA domain-containing protein, which translates to MQFRRPSGAQPAKGYFQTIAGQRLRRQALVVVAAFLLGYLVTMFTLFPAPLWSREHMVPTVMDVGVTAARATLEKQGFRPRIEDQQTDPSAPRGTVIWQDPPPGVVLPPNAPVSLTLSEGPPDVPVPDVAGFPRALAERVLKAAGFIVGTLDTLPAAGEAGMVVQSRPGAGVGRPARTPVDLVISSGPAELTVPGVVGLALAEARDRITGTGLVVGRVGYRIVPGQPEGVVVDQRPPGGTRSPRGGAMELIVTRKGP; encoded by the coding sequence ATGCAGTTCCGCCGGCCCTCGGGCGCGCAGCCCGCCAAGGGGTACTTCCAGACCATCGCCGGCCAGCGGCTGCGCCGGCAGGCGCTGGTGGTGGTCGCGGCCTTCCTGCTCGGCTACCTGGTGACGATGTTCACCCTGTTTCCGGCCCCGCTGTGGTCGCGGGAGCACATGGTCCCCACGGTCATGGACGTCGGGGTGACCGCGGCCCGTGCCACCCTGGAAAAGCAGGGCTTCCGGCCCCGGATCGAGGATCAGCAGACCGATCCGTCCGCGCCCCGCGGCACCGTGATCTGGCAGGATCCACCCCCCGGGGTAGTGCTCCCGCCCAATGCGCCGGTGTCGCTCACGCTGAGCGAAGGGCCGCCCGACGTCCCCGTGCCGGACGTTGCGGGCTTCCCCCGCGCGCTGGCCGAACGGGTGCTCAAGGCGGCCGGCTTCATCGTCGGCACCCTGGATACCCTGCCCGCCGCCGGCGAGGCGGGCATGGTGGTCCAGTCCCGGCCCGGCGCGGGCGTGGGTCGGCCGGCACGCACGCCGGTCGACCTTGTCATCAGCTCTGGCCCGGCCGAGCTTACCGTGCCCGGCGTCGTCGGGCTGGCCCTCGCGGAGGCGCGCGACCGGATCACCGGCACGGGACTCGTGGTGGGCCGGGTCGGCTACCGGATCGTCCCGGGCCAGCCGGAAGGGGTGGTGGTCGACCAGCGCCCCCCAGGCGGTACCCGGAGTCCGCGCGGCGGCGCCATGGAACTGATCGTGACGAGGAAGGGACCCTGA
- the rpe gene encoding ribulose-phosphate 3-epimerase, with amino-acid sequence MSVRIAPSLLSTDLGRLREQVEAALAAGAEWLHVDVMDGRFVPNLTFGAPLIRALRRFTDAPIDVHLMVVEPERYITEYADLGANVFTFHPEATVHVQRHLSAIRERGMLAGLSLNPSSPLALVEEVVPDLDLLLIMSVNPGYGGQSYLPGATDKIRRARALLDRAGSRAVLEVDGGVTVETIEPAWRAGADTFVAGTAVFGQPDIGAAITALRQRCRERA; translated from the coding sequence ATGAGCGTCCGGATTGCCCCGAGCCTCCTCTCCACCGACCTCGGCCGCCTGCGCGAGCAGGTCGAGGCGGCCCTCGCCGCCGGTGCCGAGTGGCTGCACGTCGACGTGATGGATGGCCGCTTCGTGCCGAACCTGACGTTCGGCGCCCCCCTCATCCGTGCGCTGCGCCGCTTCACCGACGCGCCGATCGACGTGCACCTGATGGTGGTGGAACCGGAGCGCTACATCACGGAATACGCCGACCTCGGCGCGAACGTGTTCACCTTCCATCCCGAGGCCACGGTGCATGTCCAGCGGCACCTGAGCGCCATCCGGGAGCGGGGCATGCTGGCCGGGCTTTCCCTCAATCCGTCGAGCCCGCTCGCGCTGGTGGAAGAGGTGGTGCCCGACCTCGACCTCCTGCTGATCATGAGCGTGAATCCCGGCTACGGGGGGCAATCGTACCTGCCGGGGGCCACCGACAAGATCCGCCGCGCCCGGGCCCTGCTCGATCGTGCCGGCTCCCGGGCGGTGCTCGAGGTGGACGGCGGCGTCACGGTCGAGACCATCGAGCCAGCCTGGCGGGCGGGCGCCGACACCTTCGTCGCGGGCACGGCTGTCTTCGGCCAGCCGGACATCGGCGCGGCCATCACGGCGCTCCGGCAGCGTTGCCGCGAAAGGGCCTAG
- a CDS encoding TlpA family protein disulfide reductase, whose amino-acid sequence MSKQWVLVLAVIGGLVIGSALLVWYGPEVQPVAVGAKAPDFRVVDLATGDSVGLRQKYRGHVTLVNIWATWCGPCRQEMPAMQQLYDSLAPRGFRIAAVSIDQEGPEVVREFARDLGLSFDILHDQTGTIQQAYQTTGVPESFLLDSNGVIMKRVIGAHDWVSPVNRALIRRLLGDTAAAAPAADTLPAAR is encoded by the coding sequence ATGTCGAAGCAGTGGGTGCTGGTCCTCGCGGTGATCGGCGGGCTGGTGATCGGCAGCGCGCTGCTGGTCTGGTACGGGCCGGAGGTGCAGCCGGTGGCGGTCGGCGCCAAGGCGCCCGACTTCCGCGTGGTGGACCTCGCCACCGGCGACAGCGTCGGGCTGCGGCAGAAGTACCGGGGCCATGTGACCCTGGTGAACATCTGGGCCACCTGGTGCGGGCCCTGCCGCCAGGAGATGCCCGCCATGCAGCAGCTCTACGACTCGCTGGCGCCGCGCGGCTTCCGCATCGCCGCGGTGAGCATCGACCAGGAGGGCCCGGAGGTGGTGCGGGAGTTCGCCCGCGACCTCGGGCTCAGCTTCGACATCCTGCACGACCAGACCGGCACCATCCAGCAGGCCTACCAGACGACCGGCGTGCCGGAGAGCTTCCTGCTCGACAGCAACGGCGTCATCATGAAGCGGGTGATCGGGGCGCACGACTGGGTCTCGCCGGTCAACCGCGCGCTGATCCGCCGGCTGCTCGGGGACACGGCGGCCGCCGCGCCGGCCGCCGACACCCTCCCCGCCGCCCGGTGA
- the tsaD gene encoding tRNA (adenosine(37)-N6)-threonylcarbamoyltransferase complex transferase subunit TsaD encodes MTTPGTLLAIETSCDETSAAVLRRGAAGPALASCVILSQDVHRIFGGVVPELASRAHLTTLGPVVDQALAEAGVSLEEVDAIAVTAGPGLVGALLVGVMYGKTLARRLGVPLHGVHHLEGHLFAPTLEHPDLAPPFAALLVSGGHTLLLEVQEWGRYRLHGTTRDDAAGEAFDKVGTLLGLGYPGGPALERLAATGRPGRYRFPRPMLDTLGHEGPDRYTFSFSGLKTAVLRAVQASTDLDADRADLARGFQDALVAVLVEKAAMLVEQRDLPVLVLGGGVACNTALRDAATARLAGAARVVTASHRLNTDNAAMIGAAGWRRLSQGERHDADLEARADLPFPGLLTSPEPLGSPR; translated from the coding sequence GTGACCACCCCGGGCACGCTGCTCGCCATCGAGACGTCCTGCGACGAGACGTCCGCGGCCGTCCTGCGGCGCGGGGCCGCGGGGCCCGCGCTCGCGAGCTGCGTGATCCTGTCGCAGGACGTGCACCGGATCTTCGGCGGCGTGGTCCCCGAACTGGCCAGCCGTGCCCACCTCACCACCCTCGGGCCGGTGGTGGACCAGGCGCTCGCCGAGGCCGGCGTGAGCCTCGAGGAGGTCGACGCCATCGCGGTCACGGCCGGGCCCGGGCTGGTGGGCGCGCTGCTGGTGGGCGTGATGTACGGCAAGACGCTGGCGCGCCGGCTCGGCGTGCCCCTGCATGGCGTGCATCACCTCGAGGGGCACCTCTTCGCGCCCACCCTCGAGCACCCGGACCTGGCACCACCCTTCGCCGCGCTGCTGGTCAGCGGCGGGCACACCCTGCTCCTCGAGGTGCAGGAGTGGGGCCGCTACCGGCTCCACGGCACCACGCGCGACGATGCCGCCGGCGAGGCCTTCGACAAGGTGGGCACCCTGCTCGGGCTGGGCTACCCCGGGGGCCCCGCCCTCGAGCGGCTGGCCGCCACCGGCCGGCCCGGGCGGTACCGGTTTCCCCGCCCGATGCTCGATACCCTGGGCCACGAGGGGCCCGACCGGTACACCTTCTCGTTCAGCGGGCTCAAGACCGCGGTGCTCCGCGCGGTCCAGGCCAGCACTGACCTCGACGCCGACCGCGCCGACCTGGCGCGCGGGTTCCAGGACGCGCTGGTCGCGGTGCTGGTGGAGAAGGCCGCCATGCTGGTGGAACAGCGTGACCTCCCCGTCCTGGTGCTGGGGGGCGGCGTGGCGTGCAATACCGCCCTGCGCGACGCCGCCACCGCCCGCCTGGCCGGTGCCGCGCGGGTGGTGACCGCGTCCCACCGCCTCAACACCGACAACGCCGCGATGATCGGCGCCGCAGGGTGGCGCCGCCTCAGCCAGGGCGAGCGCCACGACGCCGACCTCGAGGCCCGGGCCGACCTCCCCTTCCCGGGCCTCCTCACCTCCCCCGAACCGCTGGGCAGCCCTCGATGA
- a CDS encoding prolipoprotein diacylglyceryl transferase, with amino-acid sequence MNIYPFIVKLGPVELTGYGIMMMVGFLVGGWLIALELRRRGLYEEYASDITVAAVVGGIVGAKLWYWVLNGGSLFSRGGLVWYGGFVGGFLAVMLNGWRLKVPIRWTFHLCAPALAAAYALGRIGCFIVNDDYGRPTDLPWGVRFPQGLPPSTAQNLQEQFGLTLPPGTDPAAVLAVHPTQLYEAILMLAAFAVLWRLRLRARPVGWIFGVYLVCAGIERFIIEIFRAKDDRLFGPLTIAQLVSIALCLGGALILGTFRNDDDLAPGPYLRQTPS; translated from the coding sequence ATGAACATCTATCCCTTCATCGTCAAACTCGGTCCCGTCGAGCTCACCGGCTACGGGATCATGATGATGGTCGGTTTCCTGGTCGGCGGGTGGCTCATCGCCCTCGAACTCCGCCGCCGCGGCCTCTATGAGGAGTACGCCTCGGACATCACGGTGGCGGCGGTGGTTGGCGGCATCGTGGGGGCCAAGCTGTGGTACTGGGTGCTCAACGGCGGCAGCCTCTTTTCCCGCGGCGGGCTGGTCTGGTACGGCGGTTTCGTGGGCGGCTTCCTGGCGGTGATGCTCAACGGCTGGCGGCTCAAGGTGCCGATCCGCTGGACCTTTCACCTCTGCGCCCCGGCGCTCGCGGCCGCGTACGCCCTGGGCCGCATCGGCTGCTTCATCGTCAACGACGACTACGGCCGGCCCACCGACCTGCCGTGGGGAGTCAGGTTCCCGCAGGGCCTCCCCCCCTCCACCGCCCAGAACCTGCAGGAGCAGTTCGGCCTCACGCTGCCACCGGGCACCGATCCGGCGGCGGTCCTCGCCGTGCACCCCACCCAGCTGTACGAGGCCATCCTGATGCTGGCGGCGTTCGCGGTGCTGTGGCGGCTCCGGCTCCGGGCCCGCCCCGTCGGGTGGATCTTCGGCGTCTACCTCGTGTGTGCGGGCATCGAGCGCTTCATCATCGAGATCTTCCGCGCCAAGGACGACCGGCTCTTCGGCCCCCTCACCATCGCCCAGCTGGTGAGCATCGCGCTCTGCCTCGGAGGGGCGCTGATCCTCGGGACCTTCCGGAACGACGACGACCTCGCCCCTGGCCCGTACCTGCGGCAGACCCCGTCCTAG